Proteins from one Desulfonema limicola genomic window:
- a CDS encoding DUF3783 domain-containing protein, with protein sequence MSKAAFEKITNSDSPLYGPKKLLLCGFPQTAHSKFKKVMEYAGISDVPVVWVTDELSNSSISDILEMQDSTGQGMDSNLSRAVIVAGISQKQLHQLMEICRKTGMKKSLWAVVTPVSEKWSISNLLKELEEERRVLNKKR encoded by the coding sequence ATGAGCAAAGCTGCATTTGAAAAAATAACCAACTCTGACAGTCCCCTGTATGGTCCAAAAAAACTTTTATTATGCGGTTTTCCACAAACTGCACATTCAAAATTTAAAAAAGTTATGGAATATGCAGGTATTTCAGATGTGCCTGTTGTATGGGTAACAGATGAATTGTCAAATTCCAGTATTTCAGATATTCTTGAAATGCAGGACAGCACAGGACAGGGAATGGATTCAAATCTGTCAAGAGCTGTTATTGTTGCAGGAATTTCTCAGAAACAGCTTCACCAGCTTATGGAAATATGCAGGAAAACTGGAATGAAAAAATCTCTTTGGGCAGTTGTAACCCCTGTATCAGAAAAATGGAGCATCAGCAATCTGTTAAAAGAACTGGAGGAGGAAAGAAGGGTTTTAAATAAAAAAAGATAA
- a CDS encoding cyclic nucleotide-binding domain-containing protein produces MSNFFEFLRGVPFFRSLPDSDIETIKETCREKLYKTGDIICNEGDIGDNLFIIVCGSVEIWKNYKTNNNDLLSVYGPGQLFGELSLIDDSPRSATVVARQDCKLLSIQRDDFNEITRPNPVSKSIMCYLSNMIRKRTETFTQGLQIRNRKLQKAHEDRLKIEAKYNAALLEKNNLLRKIHHQVSHNLETITNVLDIQASLTDDKQMYKLYQKNFNRIKAMLLFHQAVCQMLNSSGTKAGIYIGRLVNEICDFYEIQPDIFNIQISVENIMLHPQDAIPLGLIINEFLSGTFQNFSQPDKDNLIQISLKNIEGGEVELSVSKHKSDLDEIENPELYIIKQLADKHLGRSFQIEEDGKIWLFIRFIPRN; encoded by the coding sequence ATGTCTAATTTTTTTGAATTTCTCAGGGGAGTTCCTTTTTTCAGGTCTTTACCGGATTCTGATATTGAAACCATTAAGGAAACCTGCCGGGAGAAACTTTATAAAACCGGGGATATTATTTGTAACGAAGGTGATATTGGGGATAATCTTTTTATTATTGTTTGCGGAAGTGTTGAGATATGGAAAAATTATAAAACAAATAATAATGACTTACTTTCAGTTTACGGGCCTGGACAATTATTTGGTGAGCTGTCCCTTATTGATGATTCACCCAGAAGTGCTACTGTTGTTGCAAGGCAGGACTGCAAGCTTCTTTCCATTCAACGAGATGATTTTAATGAAATCACCCGTCCAAACCCTGTATCAAAATCTATAATGTGTTATCTGTCCAATATGATAAGAAAACGGACAGAAACCTTTACCCAGGGACTTCAAATCAGGAATAGAAAGCTTCAAAAAGCCCATGAAGACAGACTGAAAATTGAAGCTAAATACAATGCAGCTTTGCTGGAAAAAAATAATCTTTTGCGTAAAATTCATCACCAGGTAAGCCATAATTTAGAAACAATTACAAATGTCCTGGATATTCAAGCCAGCCTGACAGATGACAAACAAATGTATAAATTATATCAAAAAAATTTTAACAGGATAAAGGCAATGCTGCTGTTTCACCAGGCAGTATGCCAGATGCTTAATTCATCAGGTACTAAAGCCGGCATTTATATCGGCAGGCTGGTAAATGAAATCTGTGATTTTTATGAGATACAGCCAGATATTTTTAATATCCAGATTTCTGTTGAAAATATAATGCTCCATCCTCAGGATGCCATACCTCTTGGATTAATAATCAATGAATTTTTATCAGGAACTTTTCAAAATTTTTCCCAGCCTGATAAAGATAATTTAATACAGATAAGCCTTAAAAACATAGAAGGCGGAGAAGTTGAATTATCTGTAAGCAAACATAAATCTGATCTGGATGAAATCGAAAATCCAGAGTTATACATTATTAAACAGCTTGCAGATAAACATCTTGGCAGAAGTTTTCAAATAGAGGAAGACGGCAAAATATGGCTGTTTATCCGTTTTATACCCAGGAATTAA
- the tpx gene encoding thiol peroxidase, translated as MEERNNIVTMKGNPVTLLGKELKPGDNAPDAELLKNDLSVVKLSSYKGKVCIISSVPSLDTPVCDMETRRFNTEAGRLSDNVSILTISTDLPFAQKRWCGAAGVDKLTTLSDHRTVEFGQAYGVLIKDMRLLARAVFVVDPQGVVQYVQIVREIGEEPDYNSVIDAVKKLV; from the coding sequence ATGGAAGAACGTAATAATATTGTTACAATGAAAGGAAACCCCGTAACACTTCTTGGAAAAGAATTAAAGCCTGGAGACAATGCACCAGATGCAGAACTTTTAAAAAATGATCTGTCTGTAGTCAAATTATCATCTTACAAAGGAAAGGTTTGTATTATTTCTTCAGTTCCGTCTCTGGATACACCTGTCTGTGATATGGAAACCAGGAGATTTAACACTGAAGCCGGCAGATTAAGTGATAATGTGTCTATTCTTACCATAAGTACAGATCTGCCCTTTGCCCAGAAAAGATGGTGCGGAGCAGCAGGTGTTGATAAGCTTACCACACTTTCTGATCATCGAACAGTAGAATTCGGCCAGGCTTACGGGGTATTAATCAAAGACATGAGGCTCCTTGCACGGGCTGTATTTGTTGTTGATCCCCAAGGTGTTGTGCAATATGTACAGATTGTCAGGGAGATTGGTGAAGAACCTGATTATAATTCAGTTATTGATGCCGTAAAAAAGCTTGTTTAG
- a CDS encoding ATP-binding protein, translating to MKIAAKLNLFSIIILMVMTAFVFTCGIFIINKFVYKFHEHVLRLELENMQHQIVAVLEKSGTKAASQVAAGLQDKLAEHQFMKTGNLFIIELPDRVVFHKDYMPGDRAELPFIKYMLNYQSSSMEYTYQAVPRYAFFTTIHSPQKWLFCLSVQKKELYEESLKYMRIIISIALIIFCINAVIVSIFVNRFVKRIKITLQCISRIEKGDLEARIQPIQSGDELGLLQKGINSMIDKIQERKIEQQKARQTIQASREMLRSIIDNIPVSIFWKNKNSVFTGCNRQFAVASGFDSPEDIIGKTDYDLNWSKESAEYFRIVDQRVMDNDKPELHYEETLYKADGEQRHSETNKVPLHDSQGNVVGILGTSEDITECKKTEEELRRHRDNLEELVQERTAEMLIAKEQAEASSRAKSNFLTNMSHEIRTPMNAILGFTEILAAQVTKSQHQEYLSIIQTAGKTLLEIINDILDISRIEAGKLNLYWKPVDIRNVFINIQQLFCKNIEKKGLKLILEFEPDLPVYLILDEVRLRQILFNLVGNSVKFTDFGYIKISVKQSCSHGLEDGFDSGRDEYRNITDLVFSVEDTGIGIPEDERGLIFEVFEQQEKQRHYKHGGTGLGLAISKHLVSMMGGTISVTGEKGKGSIFTVVLKNIVIPDPCEIDIKKENKKINLDSIIFNKAKILIADDLQDNREILKEYLKIYDFDFIEAENGKIAVKLAKEHLPDIIIMDIKMPVMNGNDAVRILKSYKKTSKIPVIAFTAMIMNVDKNKNKIMCDGYLIKPVTRNELIKELARFLEHTREVPEISNPGTYNCLHTNKDKTAAANIHEFEKPEHPAELIHVLEENLEKWQYLFRTFSISEIQNFALELKETGRLYNYQPLIIWGENLFSQALIFNMDEIRIIMEQFPDLIDQIKQLFSKTGHK from the coding sequence ATGAAAATAGCAGCAAAACTCAACCTTTTTTCGATAATAATTCTAATGGTAATGACTGCTTTTGTTTTTACATGCGGGATATTTATTATTAATAAATTTGTTTATAAATTCCATGAACATGTACTGCGCCTGGAGCTTGAAAATATGCAGCATCAAATTGTTGCAGTATTGGAAAAATCAGGCACTAAAGCAGCATCACAAGTGGCAGCCGGCTTACAGGATAAACTTGCAGAACATCAGTTTATGAAAACTGGAAACCTGTTTATAATTGAACTGCCTGATCGTGTAGTATTTCATAAAGATTATATGCCTGGGGATCGGGCAGAACTGCCATTTATAAAATATATGCTTAATTATCAAAGCAGTTCCATGGAATATACATATCAGGCTGTACCAAGATATGCTTTTTTTACAACTATCCATTCGCCTCAAAAATGGCTGTTTTGTCTTTCTGTTCAAAAAAAGGAATTATATGAGGAAAGTTTGAAATACATGAGAATTATAATCAGTATTGCATTGATAATCTTTTGTATTAATGCTGTTATTGTCAGCATCTTTGTTAACCGCTTTGTAAAAAGGATAAAGATAACTCTTCAATGTATCAGCCGGATTGAAAAAGGAGACCTGGAGGCAAGGATTCAACCAATACAATCAGGAGATGAGCTGGGCCTGCTTCAAAAAGGTATTAATTCCATGATTGATAAGATACAGGAGAGAAAGATTGAACAGCAGAAAGCCAGGCAGACAATACAGGCATCAAGGGAAATGCTTCGGTCTATTATTGATAATATTCCTGTTTCCATATTCTGGAAAAATAAGAATTCTGTTTTTACGGGATGCAATCGTCAATTTGCCGTTGCATCAGGTTTTGATTCACCAGAAGATATTATCGGCAAAACTGATTATGATCTGAACTGGAGTAAAGAATCAGCAGAATATTTTCGTATTGTGGATCAGCGTGTTATGGACAATGATAAGCCTGAACTTCATTATGAGGAAACACTTTATAAGGCAGACGGTGAACAGCGCCATAGTGAGACAAATAAGGTGCCTCTTCATGACAGTCAGGGGAATGTAGTCGGTATTCTGGGTACTTCTGAAGATATAACTGAATGTAAAAAAACAGAGGAAGAACTTCGCAGGCACAGGGATAACCTTGAAGAGCTTGTACAGGAAAGAACAGCAGAAATGCTTATTGCCAAAGAACAGGCTGAAGCGTCCAGCCGTGCTAAAAGTAATTTTTTAACTAATATGAGCCATGAAATCAGGACTCCTATGAACGCAATCCTGGGATTTACGGAAATTCTTGCAGCACAGGTAACAAAATCACAGCACCAGGAATATCTTTCTATTATCCAGACAGCAGGAAAAACCCTGCTTGAAATTATTAATGATATTTTAGATATTTCAAGGATTGAAGCAGGCAAACTGAATCTTTACTGGAAACCTGTTGATATAAGGAATGTATTTATAAATATTCAACAGCTTTTTTGTAAGAATATTGAAAAAAAAGGGCTGAAGCTTATCCTGGAATTTGAACCTGATCTTCCAGTTTATCTTATTCTGGATGAAGTGCGTCTGCGCCAGATTCTTTTTAACCTGGTGGGTAATTCTGTTAAATTTACTGATTTTGGATATATTAAAATATCAGTAAAACAATCTTGTTCTCATGGTTTGGAGGATGGCTTTGATTCAGGCAGGGATGAATATAGAAATATTACAGACCTTGTATTTTCTGTTGAAGATACAGGAATAGGTATTCCTGAAGATGAACGCGGACTTATTTTTGAAGTATTTGAACAGCAGGAAAAACAAAGACATTATAAACACGGGGGTACAGGTCTGGGGCTTGCTATTTCAAAACACCTTGTTTCCATGATGGGGGGTACAATATCTGTTACAGGTGAAAAAGGAAAAGGAAGTATTTTTACAGTAGTGCTTAAAAATATTGTAATACCAGATCCTTGTGAAATTGATATAAAAAAGGAAAATAAAAAAATAAATTTAGATTCTATAATTTTCAATAAAGCCAAAATCCTGATTGCAGACGATCTTCAAGATAACAGGGAAATCTTAAAAGAATATCTGAAAATCTATGATTTTGATTTTATTGAAGCTGAAAACGGAAAAATAGCTGTAAAGCTTGCAAAGGAGCATCTGCCGGATATTATAATTATGGATATTAAAATGCCTGTTATGAATGGCAATGATGCTGTCAGGATACTAAAATCTTATAAAAAAACTTCAAAAATACCTGTTATTGCTTTTACAGCCATGATTATGAATGTAGATAAAAACAAAAACAAAATCATGTGTGACGGTTATCTGATAAAACCTGTTACCAGGAACGAGCTTATTAAAGAGCTTGCCAGATTTTTAGAACACACCAGAGAGGTTCCCGAGATTTCAAACCCTGGAACATATAATTGTTTGCATACAAATAAAGATAAAACAGCAGCCGCAAATATCCACGAGTTTGAAAAACCTGAACATCCAGCAGAATTGATTCATGTTCTGGAAGAAAATCTTGAAAAATGGCAGTATCTTTTCAGAACTTTTTCTATTTCAGAGATTCAGAATTTTGCTTTGGAATTAAAGGAAACAGGCCGGTTATACAATTACCAGCCCCTTATAATATGGGGAGAAAACCTGTTTTCCCAGGCACTGATATTTAATATGGATGAGATACGAATTATAATGGAGCAGTTTCCTGACCTCATAGATCAAATAAAACAATTGTTTTCAAAAACAGGGCATAAATAG
- a CDS encoding sensor domain-containing diguanylate cyclase produces the protein MNQIPASGCKDILENIADGVRIIDKNGHIVYANEAYCRLLGYDISELKGKSLYDLCPVKYHPAIEKSLSKREPGQRSCHELEYQDRKGNLLYLKVMSIPMFDNCSIFKGNYAIVLDITDKKRLENELVKEKEFFNGLVTTCPDSIIGINRQGIIIIFNKAAEKLLGYKAEEVIGKMSIDHIYGSVHIAKKIKKYLYSDEMGPKGQLEGMEVETPGKYGKSFPIRLSATLLFDSQGRETGSVGFFHDLTASKQMEAKLRELSIKDSLSGLYNQRHFYAVLSNEINRCKRNKNPLSLICFDLDNFKQCNDTLGHLEGDNIIRMAGKVLEETLRTTDFAFRYGGDEFMVILPETSMEGALFSSERIRDTFNSRWFFNSCKNENLIPVTLSMGVAEIADNEIADTFIKRADLAMYEAKRGGGNKTVEAKMQIGKHMHNNDCC, from the coding sequence ATGAATCAAATCCCAGCTAGTGGCTGTAAAGATATTCTTGAAAACATTGCAGACGGGGTTCGGATCATTGATAAAAATGGACATATTGTTTATGCCAATGAAGCTTATTGCAGGCTTTTGGGTTATGATATATCTGAATTAAAAGGAAAATCTCTATATGACCTTTGTCCAGTTAAATATCATCCTGCAATTGAAAAAAGTCTTTCTAAGCGTGAACCTGGTCAACGCTCATGCCATGAACTAGAATATCAGGATAGAAAAGGCAATCTTCTTTATCTCAAGGTCATGTCTATACCCATGTTTGATAATTGCAGTATTTTCAAGGGAAATTATGCAATTGTTTTAGATATTACTGACAAAAAAAGACTTGAAAATGAACTTGTTAAGGAAAAGGAGTTTTTTAACGGCCTGGTAACAACATGCCCTGACAGTATAATCGGCATTAACAGGCAGGGAATTATAATTATTTTTAATAAAGCTGCTGAAAAACTTCTGGGATATAAAGCAGAAGAAGTTATAGGTAAAATGAGTATAGACCATATTTACGGTTCAGTCCATATTGCAAAAAAGATAAAAAAATATCTTTACAGCGATGAAATGGGGCCTAAAGGACAACTGGAAGGCATGGAGGTTGAAACCCCTGGCAAATACGGCAAAAGCTTTCCTATCAGGCTTTCAGCAACCCTGTTATTTGATTCACAAGGCAGGGAAACAGGAAGTGTAGGTTTTTTTCATGATCTTACTGCCAGCAAACAAATGGAGGCAAAACTAAGGGAGCTTTCCATTAAAGACAGCCTGAGCGGATTATATAACCAGCGCCATTTTTATGCAGTGCTTTCCAATGAAATCAATCGCTGCAAACGAAATAAAAATCCTTTAAGCCTGATTTGTTTTGATCTGGACAATTTTAAACAATGCAATGATACACTGGGACACCTGGAAGGTGATAATATTATTCGTATGGCAGGCAAGGTTTTGGAAGAAACCCTGCGGACAACTGACTTTGCCTTTCGTTACGGGGGGGATGAATTTATGGTAATTCTTCCTGAAACCAGTATGGAAGGCGCATTATTCTCATCTGAACGCATAAGGGATACATTTAATTCCCGCTGGTTTTTTAATTCATGCAAAAACGAGAATTTAATTCCTGTAACTTTAAGTATGGGAGTTGCTGAAATTGCAGACAATGAAATAGCAGATACTTTTATAAAAAGAGCTGATCTTGCAATGTATGAAGCCAAAAGAGGGGGAGGCAATAAGACTGTTGAAGCAAAAATGCAGATAGGAAAGCATATGCATAATAATGACTGCTGTTGA
- a CDS encoding 2-oxoacid:acceptor oxidoreductase family protein, with amino-acid sequence MQEIRFHGRGGQGTVMASVMLAKAFFTAGYYVQTFPVFGVERRGAPVEAYLRLAHSKILIRSNVYTPDHVVVQDIKLLSNVDVTKGLKKGGWILLNAQKFEDIPELKDYKVAIVDAGAIAQAHKLGTRTQPIINTAMIGAFARIMENPSADVLKDAIFQELPVKQQENYEAAMTAYESVRFRL; translated from the coding sequence ATGCAGGAAATTCGTTTTCACGGCCGGGGAGGCCAGGGAACTGTAATGGCTTCGGTTATGCTGGCAAAAGCTTTTTTTACAGCAGGATATTATGTACAAACCTTTCCTGTTTTTGGTGTAGAACGCAGGGGAGCACCGGTGGAGGCTTATTTAAGACTTGCTCATTCAAAAATCCTTATCCGCAGTAATGTTTATACTCCTGACCATGTGGTTGTTCAGGATATAAAATTGTTAAGCAACGTGGATGTTACAAAAGGATTGAAAAAAGGCGGATGGATTTTACTCAATGCCCAGAAATTTGAAGATATTCCCGAATTAAAGGATTATAAGGTTGCAATTGTAGATGCAGGAGCAATTGCACAGGCACATAAACTGGGCACCAGAACCCAGCCTATTATTAATACTGCCATGATAGGAGCATTTGCCAGAATAATGGAAAATCCTTCTGCGGATGTTCTTAAAGATGCTATTTTCCAGGAACTCCCTGTTAAACAACAGGAAAACTATGAAGCAGCCATGACAGCTTATGAATCAGTCAGGTTCAGGTTATAA
- a CDS encoding response regulator: MEKAEQKILIVDDERFNINILVGILKTRYRTIIAKNGEEALKRAVTSTPPDLILLDIMMPEMDGYEVCKRLKQAEETAHIPVIFITAMGQEENETKGFEVGAVDYITKPVQPEIVRARVKTHLELINARKQLQNQNLILEQKVHERTRELRDSRQEIIHRLVSAAEHKDPETGSHIKRMSHYSALLARAYGFNEKECEAVLLAASMHDIGKIGIPDYILLKKGRLDLEEWEIMKTHSSIGAKILSKSKSKLIREGQVIAVSHHEKWDGSGYPQKLKGEAIPITGRIAALADVFDALTTKRPYKEPWPVNRAADEIKAGSGSHFEPRLVEIFINILPDLLKIKERFPEET; the protein is encoded by the coding sequence ATGGAAAAAGCAGAGCAAAAGATTCTGATTGTTGATGATGAACGTTTTAATATCAATATTCTGGTGGGAATACTTAAAACAAGATATAGAACCATAATTGCAAAAAACGGTGAAGAAGCACTTAAAAGAGCTGTAACATCAACACCCCCTGATCTTATTCTTTTAGATATCATGATGCCTGAAATGGATGGATATGAGGTCTGTAAAAGATTAAAACAGGCTGAAGAGACTGCCCATATTCCAGTAATATTTATAACAGCAATGGGCCAGGAAGAAAATGAGACAAAAGGATTTGAGGTTGGTGCTGTTGATTATATTACAAAACCTGTACAGCCTGAAATTGTCAGAGCAAGAGTGAAAACCCACCTCGAACTTATAAATGCCAGAAAACAGCTTCAAAATCAGAATCTCATACTTGAACAAAAGGTGCATGAAAGAACCAGGGAACTGAGAGACAGCAGGCAGGAAATAATTCACAGACTGGTATCTGCAGCAGAGCATAAAGACCCTGAAACCGGTTCACATATCAAGCGCATGAGCCATTACAGCGCCCTGCTTGCAAGAGCTTATGGTTTTAATGAAAAAGAGTGCGAAGCTGTCCTGCTTGCTGCTTCAATGCACGATATTGGCAAAATCGGCATACCTGATTATATATTACTTAAAAAAGGCAGGCTGGATCTTGAGGAATGGGAAATCATGAAAACCCATTCAAGCATAGGAGCTAAAATATTATCAAAAAGTAAATCAAAACTCATAAGAGAAGGGCAGGTTATCGCTGTATCACACCATGAAAAATGGGATGGTTCAGGATACCCCCAAAAACTTAAAGGGGAAGCAATACCAATAACAGGAAGAATTGCAGCTCTTGCAGATGTATTTGATGCACTTACCACAAAAAGGCCCTATAAAGAACCCTGGCCTGTAAACCGGGCAGCAGATGAAATTAAGGCTGGCAGCGGGTCTCATTTTGAACCCCGCCTGGTAGAGATTTTTATTAATATCCTGCCTGATCTTTTAAAAATTAAGGAACGTTTTCCTGAAGAAACATAA
- a CDS encoding response regulator: MSEKPRFPLRIMIVDDETKNIQVLGTLLQQKGYYIYVAQNGKEALEIIKEVLPDLILLDIMMPEPDGFEVCHLLKSEPKTRDIPVIFLTVKSDSSDIIKGFELGAADYVTKPFNSVELLARINTHLNLRIFQNRLENQNKQLTKTNELLINEITERKAAEKEIFKYQEKLKSLHSEMLFIEERERRLIAVELHENIGQNLALLKMKIRELARKKHLSEYDEISEDVLELTDQIIQETRYLTFETSPPILYELGLGVTIQWLIEKFESQYDIEIEFINNDESDIMDEQSKFVIYRVIRELIVNIIKHSKAKKARVSIGRESSNMILVVEDYGIGFDTAKMKSSFNKNKSFGLFSINERLAYIGGEMDIQSAPGSNTKISLLVPLKNTANSF; encoded by the coding sequence ATGAGTGAAAAACCTCGCTTCCCCCTTCGCATTATGATTGTTGATGATGAAACAAAAAACATTCAGGTTCTTGGTACCTTATTACAGCAAAAAGGTTATTATATCTATGTAGCCCAGAATGGAAAAGAAGCTCTTGAAATTATAAAAGAAGTTCTTCCTGACCTTATATTGTTAGATATTATGATGCCTGAGCCTGACGGATTTGAGGTCTGCCATTTGTTAAAATCAGAACCAAAGACAAGGGATATTCCTGTTATTTTTTTAACAGTCAAGTCAGATTCCTCTGATATTATAAAAGGTTTTGAACTCGGAGCCGCAGATTATGTCACCAAGCCCTTTAACTCTGTTGAGCTGCTTGCGCGGATTAATACCCATCTGAACCTGAGAATTTTTCAAAACAGGCTGGAAAATCAAAATAAACAACTGACAAAAACAAATGAATTGTTAATCAATGAAATTACCGAGCGAAAAGCAGCGGAAAAAGAAATCTTCAAATACCAGGAAAAACTCAAGTCCCTGCACTCAGAAATGTTATTTATTGAAGAAAGAGAACGCCGTCTGATAGCAGTGGAACTGCATGAGAATATTGGTCAAAACCTTGCTCTTTTAAAAATGAAGATAAGGGAGCTGGCAAGAAAAAAACATTTATCTGAATATGATGAAATTTCAGAGGATGTTCTTGAACTGACAGACCAGATAATACAGGAAACAAGATATTTGACATTTGAAACCAGCCCCCCAATACTTTATGAACTGGGTTTAGGTGTTACAATTCAATGGCTTATTGAAAAATTTGAAAGCCAGTATGATATTGAAATTGAATTTATTAATAATGATGAATCTGATATAATGGATGAACAATCTAAATTTGTCATATACAGGGTAATACGGGAACTGATTGTTAATATTATAAAACATTCCAAAGCCAAGAAAGCCAGGGTAAGCATAGGGCGTGAATCCAGCAACATGATACTGGTTGTAGAGGATTATGGAATAGGATTTGATACTGCCAAGATGAAATCAAGTTTTAATAAAAACAAAAGTTTTGGCCTTTTCAGCATAAATGAACGTCTGGCATATATAGGAGGAGAAATGGATATCCAGTCTGCACCTGGCAGTAATACAAAGATCAGTCTTTTAGTGCCATTAAAAAATACTGCGAATAGTTTTTGA
- a CDS encoding NAD(P)H-hydrate dehydratase gives MKICSVAEIREMDRAAIEEFGIIEEILMENAGQGACSVLLEQTGIKDKKFCIFCGIGNNGGDGLVIARKLHSYGAEVKVFILSDPVKYKGAAKTNYKIVSQLPVPVEVIDSPDMLQSKTGIKNHINCCDIIIDAVFGTGLSRNTEGRYKDIIELINTSQKKVLSIDIPSGVNGDTGRIMGNAVRADFTITFGLPKTGNMLYPGYELGGKLYVSHISFPRSLYKSETIKTSVNTPVSLPPRNSNGHKGSFGDVLFIAGSGSYYGAPYFSACGFLKSGGGYSRLASPRSIIPFIAARCSEIVFIPQSETVSGSIAYENKNAILAQTQKRNMVVLGPGLSLEKETRQLAQELTEKIDVPLLIDGDGITALSSNLSIIQKRIPPTILTPHPGEMSSITGMSVKEIEADRIKIVQDTAEKLNAIIVLKGAHTLIAYPEGRVYINMTGNSGMGTPGSGDVLTGAVAAMFGIGLNIEDSVRMGVFIHGLSGDLAAEQYGKDGITAQDILDFLPLAVKKAREKGHELSSKTIRSIF, from the coding sequence ATGAAAATATGCAGTGTTGCTGAAATAAGGGAAATGGACAGAGCAGCTATTGAAGAATTTGGTATAATTGAAGAAATTCTTATGGAAAATGCAGGACAGGGAGCCTGCAGTGTTTTATTAGAGCAGACAGGCATAAAAGATAAAAAATTCTGTATATTCTGCGGTATTGGAAATAACGGCGGAGACGGCCTGGTAATTGCCAGAAAGCTCCATTCATACGGGGCAGAAGTAAAGGTTTTTATTTTAAGTGATCCTGTAAAATATAAAGGAGCTGCAAAAACCAATTATAAAATTGTTTCACAGCTCCCAGTTCCTGTTGAGGTTATAGACTCACCTGATATGCTTCAATCAAAAACCGGGATCAAAAACCACATAAACTGCTGCGATATAATTATTGATGCTGTTTTTGGAACCGGTCTTTCACGAAATACAGAAGGCAGGTACAAAGATATTATAGAATTAATAAACACCAGTCAAAAAAAGGTTTTAAGCATAGACATTCCTTCAGGAGTTAATGGTGATACAGGCCGGATAATGGGAAATGCAGTCAGGGCTGATTTTACTATTACATTCGGTCTGCCCAAAACAGGAAATATGCTCTATCCAGGATATGAGCTTGGAGGAAAACTTTATGTCAGCCACATATCATTTCCCAGGTCTTTGTATAAATCTGAAACCATTAAAACCTCTGTTAATACACCTGTATCCCTGCCCCCCCGTAATAGTAACGGCCATAAAGGAAGTTTTGGCGATGTTTTATTTATTGCAGGTTCAGGCAGTTATTATGGTGCCCCTTATTTTTCTGCCTGCGGATTTCTAAAATCAGGAGGAGGATACAGCCGCCTTGCTTCTCCCAGATCAATAATCCCTTTTATTGCTGCCAGGTGCAGTGAAATTGTATTTATCCCCCAGTCAGAAACAGTATCAGGCAGTATTGCTTATGAAAATAAAAATGCCATACTTGCACAAACCCAAAAAAGAAACATGGTGGTTTTAGGCCCCGGCCTGTCTCTTGAAAAAGAAACCAGGCAGCTTGCACAGGAACTGACAGAAAAAATTGATGTCCCCCTGCTTATTGACGGAGACGGCATTACAGCTTTATCCAGCAATCTAAGCATAATACAAAAAAGAATCCCCCCCACAATACTTACACCCCATCCAGGCGAAATGTCATCTATTACCGGAATGAGTGTCAAAGAGATAGAAGCAGACAGAATAAAAATTGTTCAAGATACAGCAGAAAAATTAAATGCCATAATTGTATTAAAAGGCGCTCACACACTTATTGCTTATCCAGAAGGCAGGGTTTATATTAACATGACTGGAAATTCAGGCATGGGAACCCCTGGTTCAGGCGATGTGCTTACAGGAGCTGTTGCAGCCATGTTTGGCATAGGATTAAATATTGAAGATTCTGTAAGAATGGGGGTTTTTATCCACGGGCTGTCAGGTGATCTTGCAGCAGAACAATATGGCAAAGACGGCATAACAGCCCAGGATATTCTTGATTTCCTGCCCCTGGCAGTGAAAAAAGCCAGGGAAAAAGGTCATGAATTGTCATCAAAAACTATTCGCAGTATTTTTTAA